A stretch of Physeter macrocephalus isolate SW-GA chromosome 6, ASM283717v5, whole genome shotgun sequence DNA encodes these proteins:
- the TRMU gene encoding LOW QUALITY PROTEIN: mitochondrial tRNA-specific 2-thiouridylase 1 (The sequence of the model RefSeq protein was modified relative to this genomic sequence to represent the inferred CDS: inserted 2 bases in 2 codons; deleted 1 base in 1 codon; substituted 1 base at 1 genomic stop codon) — MQGARHVVCAVSGGVDSAVAALLLKRRGYQVTGVFMKNWDSLDEHGVCMADKDCEDAYRVCQILDIPFHQVSYVKEYWNDVFSDFLNEYEKGRTPNPDIVCNKHIKFSCFFNYAVDNLGKQFGLSSFVFSKIIRFLGAEVGFNMYLFDIGGGFPGSEDVKLKFEEITPTLDKYFPLDSRVRIIAEPGRYYVASAFKLTVNIIAKNLTLEEQTGSDDEDEPSAQTFMCYVNGGVYGSFSCIICDRAHLKPLLQKSPKPDGKYYPSSIWRPAYGDLDRIVEHCYLPEMHMGXWMLFEDMGAQTVAAASTFSGFQGLTIYYVMXGPTWQLMQQIQNHNFLPKLEEQDGGTVPVSCAWESXKEGHPAACAATCIDV; from the exons GTTACCAGGTGACAGGGGTGTTTATGAAGAACTGGGACTCGCTGGATGAGCATGGAGTCTGCATGGCTGACAAAGACTGCGAAGATGCTTACAGAGTTTGCCAAATCCTAGACATCCCTTTCCATCAAGTGTCCTACGTGAAGGAGTATTGGAATGATGTGTTCAG tgattttttaaatgaatatgaaaaaggaagaacTCCCAATCCTGACATAGTCTGCAACAAGCATATcaaattcagttgtttttttaattatgctGTGGATAATCTTGGTAAGCAATTTGGATTATCttcatttgtcttttcaaaaatcaTAAGATTTCTGGGAGCTGAGGTTGGTTTCAACATGTATCTGTTTGATATTGGTGGTGGCTTTCCTGGCTCTGAGGATGTAAAGCTTAAATTTGAAGAGATCACCCCAACCTTGGACAAGTATTTTCCATTAGACTCCAGAGTGAGAATCATAGCTGAGCCAGGCAGATACTATGTTGCATCAGCTTTCAAGCTCACAGTTAATATCATTGCAAAAAAC CTCACGTTAGAGGAGCAGACAGGCTCTGATGATGAAGATGAGCCGAGTGCACAGACCTTTATGTGTTACGTGAACGGTGGAGTATATGGATCTTTCAGCTGCATCATTTGTGACCGTGCACACTTGAAGCCCCTTCTGCAGAAGAGCCCCAAACCAGATGGGAAGTATTATCCATCCAGCATCTGGAGACCAGCCTATGGCGACCTCGATCGCATTGTCGAGCACTGTTACTTGCCCGAGATGCATATGG GGTGGATGCTCTTTGAAGACATGGGTGCTCAGACCGTCGCTGCTGCTTCCACTTTCAGTGGATTCCAGGGGCTGACCATCTACTATGTGATGTGAGGGCCCACGTGGCAACTGATGCAGCAAATCCAGAACCACAACTTCCTACCCAAATTAGAGGAGCAGGATGGGGGCACTGTGCCTGTGTCCTGTGCTTGGGAGA AGAAGGAAGGTCACCCAGCAGCCTGTGCTGCGACTTGTATTGATGTGTAG